The following DNA comes from Alienimonas californiensis.
GGCCGGTGGGGGCGGTCGCGGCGGCGGGTTGCTGGGCCTGTCCGGTCTGAGCGGAGAAGGCGAGGGCGGCCGCGGCGGCGGCCGAGATGAAGGGGCGGATGGCGGTCACGGCCGGGCGTCCTTGCCAGAGTGCGTGTGCGGAGGCCGAATCGCGGATGCGGCGGCCGAAGTTCCGCGGGGTCTAAGACGGCCCGCCTTGCAGCGTCAACCCCCTTCGCCGCGCGCGTCGCATTTCTCGCCCGCCAACCGTCGCAGGAACGGCCGCGTCCGCCGCCACGCCTCCTCCGATTCGACCGTCTCCCACTCGCCAAACGCCCGCAGCCCGTCGATGCGATACCAGTGCGCGACCCGCAACTGGGCCACCGCGAAGGCCGTCAACGGCGGCTCGCCGGGGCGCCGCAGCGCCCGCCAGGTCAGCGTCGCGGCCCGGCCCGCGGCGGTCGCCACGGGGCTCGGCAGTCGACGTAGTGCCGGCGGTTCCAGCCCCGCTTCCTCCGCCACCCGTCGGACGAACGCGTGCAGCCGGACGGGCGGCAGATCGTTCAGAAAATAGGCCCGCCCGGCGCCCTCCGGGCGGTTCGGTAATGCGGTCAGCACATGCACGATCGCCGCCGCGGCGTTTTCGACAAACGTGGGAGCGATCAGCGGGTCCGCCCCGCTGATCGCCGGGATCCGCCCCGCCTTCGCCGCGGCGACCAGCGCCGGCAGCACGTGCCGATCGCCCGGTCCCCAGATGAGGTGCGGCCGCACGGCGATCGTCCGCAGGCCACGGGTGCGGTCGGCCCGCAGGGCGTCCCGTTCCGCCAGCAGTTTTGAATGCGGATAGCTGGCGAGGCCCCGGACGGGCAGGGGGAGGCGTTCGTCCGCTCCCTCGTGCGGCGTGCCGTCAAACGCCACGCTCGGCGAGGAGACGTGGACCAAAGTCCGGACCCGTCGGACGAGGCAGCCGTCGATCACGTGCCGGGTGCCGGCGACGTTCGGCCCGAGAAACTGCCGCAGCGGGGCGTCGATTCCCGGCCGGGCGCCGGCGTGCACGACTCCGCGGACGCCGTGGCACGCCGCCAGCACACTCTGTCGGTCCTCCAAGTCGCCGAGGAACACCTCCGCCCCCAGCGCTTCCAATTCCGGCAGGGGGCGTCGGGAGAGAACCCGCACCGGGGCGTCCGCCGCCCGCAAGCGACGCACGACGGCCCCGCCCAACAGGCCGCCGCCGCCGGTCACCAGCGTCAGATCGTCGGGCGCCGCCGCGTCGCTCACGCCCGCGCCAGCCGTCGGCGGAGCGGCGAGGCCAGCAGACGGGTCGCCCAGTCGGCGAGGGCGGCCCGGTCGATCTTCGTGTTGTGCCGCACGTCGGTCGGCAGGGTCTTCCGGAACAACACGGCCCGCGGCGGCCCGATCACCGGCGAGGCGGCGGCTCGCTCCCGCAGTTCTTCCCGCAACGCCGCGGTGCGGGCGCCCGGTTCGCATTCCACGACGATCACCGGCCGCTGCCGGCCCGGGTCGCCCACCCCCACGATCGCCGTCCGGCGGACGGCCGGCAGTTCGTTCAACACCGCTTCGCCCCGCACCGGGTAGATCGGACCGTCCGTCGTCCGCACGACGTGTGCCTGTCGCCCGCAGAACCA
Coding sequences within:
- a CDS encoding NAD-dependent epimerase/dehydratase family protein, producing the protein MSDAAAPDDLTLVTGGGGLLGGAVVRRLRAADAPVRVLSRRPLPELEALGAEVFLGDLEDRQSVLAACHGVRGVVHAGARPGIDAPLRQFLGPNVAGTRHVIDGCLVRRVRTLVHVSSPSVAFDGTPHEGADERLPLPVRGLASYPHSKLLAERDALRADRTRGLRTIAVRPHLIWGPGDRHVLPALVAAAKAGRIPAISGADPLIAPTFVENAAAAIVHVLTALPNRPEGAGRAYFLNDLPPVRLHAFVRRVAEEAGLEPPALRRLPSPVATAAGRAATLTWRALRRPGEPPLTAFAVAQLRVAHWYRIDGLRAFGEWETVESEEAWRRTRPFLRRLAGEKCDARGEGG